The Epinephelus moara isolate mb chromosome 21, YSFRI_EMoa_1.0, whole genome shotgun sequence DNA window ctggagtacccagaggaaacccacgctgacactgtTTCTGATATAGATGCATGTCTCCCATCACAAATAATGAGCAAGGCATGGATCTCTGAATACAAAACACCAGCCAGGTGTGTAAGACTATACAGTCACAGGCCTGTGACAAAACCCGGATCCAGGTGCACATGTAGCATTACATTTCCATTTCCAGAGCAGGTGTAGCATCAGATAACACAGACAACCGATATGCGGCATACTCGGGTCAAAGAAAGCGGTGACTGTGGCCCTAGTGAGGGTGGGGCGTCCACCAAGGTCTGCTCCACCTTTGGGACATTTGAGACATGTACAGCTCCACATTGTGATCATTCAACATGCAGgacaacataacataacataacacacTGTGCTTCTAATGGGATtccttaaataaactaaactagtGAGATAAGCAGGTCAAACTGCAAACATGCTTCAAATATAAACAGAGATGCTGAGATTTTTGGGATGTGCTGAGAACGGATTGAGTTTGACAAGTCATTCACGTGAGGTGGCCTGCAGGTGGTGACgtggacctgtgtgttaatgaggaAACCttcattaatttgttttaatgggAGTCCACCTTAACAAATATTGAACATCACAACAACATCCGGATGTGGATCCGCCAGGAGGCAAATTGAAGGAGATTagtgaatgaattaatgaatcaaAGCAAAACCTTTTCTACAagcccttaaagggatagttctgatTTTTCAAAGTGGGGTTGtctccatagtcagtgtattacacacagtagatgtcaggCAGTGTGCCCCccatttggagaagcaggcaggacacaaaatgtatttcagatACCTAAACAATACTGTATTGAAagtgttttcactgctttaccttttgGTAAGACAGCCTGTTCTGACAAGGAAGCCATTAAtggattcattcattcatctctgctctcctcaaagccggaccagactccattgaaaaaacagtcattttggctcgctgaacacaggGGCTGCTTGTCTAGTAGTGCTTCTAGTTTCTGTTAAGTATTGAGTCTGCTGAATCAAAACTAAaccttttaaacaccaaagtcacacaataagacaaactaagtaactgatggaggcagcggtACAACAGCAGCTACTGTTTTCactgatgttaaatcactgtttttctcaatggagtctggttttgaagagagcattATAACCGCTTCACTTTTCCATTGGAAATCCctgtctgacattaaagtaCAGTGGTGAAAATATCCTAAATATAACATAGACTTGAACTGATATTACTTTGGTTTTTTGCTGACCCTgccttccatgtcagactcctgagtgcctctccaaactgggggtgtgtggactgacatctactgtgcctaacacactgactatggataagtacccaatacaaccccacttcaaaaaatctggactatccctttaaaggttCCTCTCGGTTGCTTTATGCTGATAACAAAGTTGCATTTGATCAAACTGTCCCTGAAGGTTTCTTGACAGACTGGAAAGAAATAGTAGGAGTAACAGACGTGTAACAGATGTCCCTGCAGACATctgtaaaagtatgtaaatTTAGTGTACCTTCTCCCCTCCATGCCTCAAAGAGCCTCTTCTAAAACTCTCCATCATAAACTTACCTGTCGGTCTGGATCCCAGCTGAGGACGTGGATGAAAGTGTCCGGACACTCATTCGCTGGATGGTCTTCTCTTCTTCGCTGCTCTGTACATTTATTAAAACACTCTTAAAGTTAAGCCGAGCGCTACTTATAGACAAATATGGCAGACAGAAACGACTCTCTGACAGCTGTTAGCTGGAAAAAGTTACTCTGAGTAAACCTCCAGTCGGGACAcagtctctgcctctctgtgctgaATGAAGACATCAGCATGTGGACTGCTGCTCACACAGTGCTAACATTTGGCGACTCCTGCTGGACAAAGAAGGGTACTACAACTTTGTACCTAGGCGATTAAcctaatgcattttttttaatctcctataaaaaaacaacaacacacaaaataagaatccttgcaatattaaaaaaaaaaaaaaacttcatctatcaaaaaggaaaatttattttaattttgaatgATACTAATCAGAAGCTTATAGCCCATCTAATCATGTTCACCAGCCAAGCCCGTTGCCTTATTAACAGGGGTGTGTCTAGGATTTGAGGCCATTGGGGGCTTAACCCGGACCTCTGTAGGGGGAAATATTTTTTGATCAACACGGTCTATTATGCTGTTTTCTACAGAAGCGTATTGCTGCCACACCAGGATAAAAAGAATGAGTCAGTATTACGTTATAATGTGAAAAGTTTATTGTTCTAACAAGAAGTTTTTCATGTTATAACTTGATCATTTCTATTGTAAGAATGTGAAAAATTTCATGTTATAAGATGATAATTTATATTGTTAGGACATTAAAAGTTCCACATTATAATGCAATATTTGGTCGCAGGAGGAGGTGCACCCATATACAGTACTCCGATTTTGATTTGACACTTGGCTATTTGTAATGAACAGGCACCAACATGGCCCAAAACACGGATAACATGAAACTATATTGTTATAACGTGAAAAACTTCTTGTTAGAACAATAAACTTTTCACGTTATAACGTAATACTGATCCATTATTTTTTCCCTGATGTGGCAGTAATACACTTCCGTAGTTTTCTTacgcactctggcaccttatttactaagggtggggggaaaaaatcaactGAGATATTTTGGATGGCAATATTGTGTCGAAACATGGACGCCAagtatcttcttttttttaattaaataaattattaatattgcaaatacaaattaaactgttGGTAGCGTGCTAGCATAATAAAAATCAGTTGCTTTCTCAGTCCACCAGATACATGTTGctgcactgtaaaaataatTGCGGTGATATGAATAGACTAAAGAATAAGAAAAGAAGATACTtcattaatccctgaggggaaatttttattttcactctgctgtcatatacacacaggcccgaaatacacacacattcacaaactaTCTTATTAGATAATAAATAACATTGATAAAGTTGTTCCTTAATTTACAGTCCATAAAAAGGTAACAAATTGCAATCTATTGTAATATatgttatcacaatactcagcatatcgcaaaatatttaaaatggcaATAAAATTGTATCTTGacctaagtatcgtgataatatagTATCAGGTCGGGACAGGAGGGCTCTGATGATTCCCATCCCAATTATTTACCTTTTTTGTAACCTGCTCAGTGGGTGTGATGCCATACCATACCAGTGGGTTTCTGTGAGAGGGCTGCAGGACGTTTTTGGTAATAAATGCAGCATCAAATCACTGCATCTGGATGGACAAGATACAATTCCTGCTTTTAACCTTTTATTCTTTAACTCCAGTGTGgtactttaatttaaaatacaaaaatagatagataaagaaatgaaaaagattACTTTGGCCTGATATATTTTCTTTGAATATCCACTGGTTTGTACTAAATTAATTAGGCATTAACGCTGAATTTCTTTATTGTAAATAAACCAGGTAGGGATACATTTAGTTTATACTAATTAAACCAAATGAtgtaaactaaattaaattggAAACACTGGTAGTGATGtaaaaaattataatattatcctgtctctttttttctgggCTGTCTGTATTACCTcatattttatctgtttttctttattgaCGTTTATCTCAAATTTTGtatgtattaatacaatatTCTGTATGTATTCCTtcatattttgtctgtttttcttgaCTGAATTTTAGCTCAATGcttttttaatgtacattttaatttttatactTTACCAATGCACATTTCTCCCCCATGAAGTAACGATGATGAAACTGATGTCTGGTTTTGGTTCTTTTGTTTGACCACTGCtctaaataaagtttttaaaatatatatatataatattttagagagataaaacaacactgtgaatGTAAAGCTTTACTGTTTTAAATAATGGGAACGCCTGTTTAGCAAAGAGGTTTGAAAAAAAGGAGGTAAAGATGTTaaattaagtttgttttttttagctgcgTTTGATTGAATGTTGCGGTAGATGGCGCTGTAGCCCACGTTGACTTAAAGTTCGTCCTTGAATGATCGCCGAAGAAGAAGCACAcgtgtttcctgtgttttctcGTCAGTCTCAATGGTGAGGAGGTCGTCTAACTAAACTGTGTTTAGCCAGTGAATGTTGTAAAAATGGTGCGTAAATTAAAGCACCATGAGCAGAAGTTGTTGAAGAAGGTTGACTTCATCAACTGGGAGGTGGACAACAACCTGCACGAGGTCAAAGTACTGCGGAAGTATCGCATCGAAAAGAGGGAGGACTACACCAAGTAAGAAACCCAGCGGCTCTGTGGATGTAGTGCTGGCTACAGTACACTTTGCTTACCTTGTTTTTGCCTTAAATTTACCCAATGTACGATTAAAAACGTCAAGTGTGTATATTTTGAGTTTAAGGGAATATTTAAAGCACAAAACGATTATGGGCGTATCAACTGCTCTCCCTGTGTTGCGTTGAATCCACGAAGAAAACCTTATTTTCCCACATGCCTCCACGATGAACGGGGAATCCAAAAACCGACCAAATAATTGAGGAATTGAAGTCATAGAAGACCACGTTTAAACTTTATCAAAAACATCTCTAAATATGttatccaagtctcatttattcagctgtatgctcagtacaTCCCAGACAACTGAAATTTATCCATGCtcccttcaaagccagactccatttatagttatagtaattttatattttatagtgactttggtgaatccaaactaaccctttaaaacaccaaaggcACAATTGTGGGCGTGACATTGAGTTAAAGAGAAATGTAAGAAGCTCTCTGCACTCTTGACAGTTGAGTCCCCAGCTCTAGCTCTGACCATTCCTGAAAAGGGAATTTTTACCAAGCTTCAAACAAGTCTAAAATGCTCCTTATCTTTTGTACATTCTCAGTTGTAGTCAACTTTCTCATTCCATTCCAACTTTTGGGaatatttaaagttttaatgGAGTTTCTATGTGAATGTATGAGTGAAGAAATAGGCTTTTAAGTGcttgaaaaatgttgaatttgAATATTCTTCTGTTCATTTGAATGATGAGAATTTCTTGGAAAACGGTGAATATTTCAGAAAGTTATAAAGATATGAATGATaacaacacaagcacacatatCCCAATTTAGCTGAGTATTTTGAGGTTTGAATGATATGTTGAAAAATGTGGAGGGAGTAGGGTGACAAAAAGTGGGCCGAATTTTTGTGTAGAATAACATACGGTGGGAATGCAAcaaactgatggaggcagtcgtagaccagcagctcctgtgttcagcgaggttaaattactgtttttgatGGTTTgatgttgttaaacatggtcacCTATGACTTCTAGTCATTAAGAATTTTATGTTTtctggattcttcgttcattgTGGAGACAAGGTTTTCTTCTCAAATTCAACATGACACAGGGTGAGTAAGTGTGGGAGTCAAAAGGTGACTTCTGAAATAGTTAGATCaacatttaaatcaaaaatatttctcATCTTATTTCACAGTACAGCTAAAGTTTCACTACCTAAAATTGCCAAATAATAGATATCAGAGCTTAAAGCCTGAAGATTGTTTTAAGCTTTGTGTcagaatttttaaacctttatattaattatataacTTGAATGAACCAAATTATGTCAAATTCTACTCGTTTTAAGGTTATTAACTGACCAGAACAAGTATAGACATACAATACCAAATTCATTTTTTAGTAAtcatgtttctctctcaggTACAACAAGCTGAGTCGAAACATCAGAGATCTTGCCCAGAAAATCAGAGACCTGGATGAGAAAGATGGCTTCAGAGCTCAGAGCACGCACCGACTGCTGGAAAAACTGTGAGTTTCTCCATGTGATGTTGTTTGCTTTGATAGAATCATCTAATAACTTTCAGTCAACACCTGGGGCCTGTGTCACTGAGCGAGATATGTGAGTTATCCTGCTCCGTTTGGGCTTAAAGGGACCGGTCACCCCCAAATCAAGATtacatatatttcctcttacatgtatttatcaatctagattgttttactgtgagctgctgagtgttggagatattggctgtagagatatctgccgtctctcgaatataatggaactagatggcactcgctTGTGGTGTaactactcatggacgagaagctcgtgcttgtgacatcgtgaaatgtaaacattaatgatgtcctcctcggctgagctgtaacattagctagctcactggtgctaggtgagctagccaGGGATGCTCACTTCCTTTACAGACGACGTGACTTTAGTCTAAGGGCCTACGTGACTTCATTCGTGGTTTGGTGGAGTTCTGGCTCAATTTGGGAGAATCAGTTGTTCTCTGAGCCGGGTTTTTGAATGGCAGGAAATAACACTTGGAAAGTACCAACAGTACCAACAATGCTTGTTTGTCACACACTATGAATTGTCATGATGTATCAAGTCTTTGGCTTTTTCTCTTGAGATTAAAGTTGTGCAACTCTTTGTCTGAGCCTCTCTTGTTTTAAGTCTTGTTTATGCTACATcaccttctgcacggtgatacagttggcgggtgtagtttggtagaaagaaaatagttcctacatgaaactgctcacaacaaggtctgtggattatcttgagtaactgcgtcatgatttctggaaagagacattgctgttgagtttttattaATACCCCTGCATTTCCACGGGGGTATCACCTTTTCATCCTCTGTCACCTTAAGTACATCAGGACAAGTTAAAAGGAGGAGTTAAAAGATACAGATGACAACAATTTTCATGACACAGGCTCCTCCGTACTGACACGCAGTAGTGTTTGTTGTCCTTTGTGGTTTTGGACACTCttatttatctgtttaaaaTCACATCACACTGATAATCTTATTGTTTCTTCACATAAGGTACAGTATCGGCCTCTTGCCCACCAAACAGAATCTGTCCCTCACAGAGAAAGTCACAGCTTCTTCATTCTGCAGGTAAATCACCCTAAAAACATGTTATACTCTAATTATGTGATCATATATCACCAGTCTGTCGTTCAATTCACCTGTGTGACTCCTGCAGGAGGAGGCTGCCCAGCATCATGCTGAACCTCCGTATGGCTCAGAACCTGAAGACAGCCATCACCTTCATCGAACAAGGACGTATCCCTCAGCACTGCATTACTGCAAGAGTTTATGTTCTGGTAGTGAAGTTTTATGTCTTGAATTTCCTCAGAGATTGGTGTGTTTTGTCTCCGCCCAAGCGTTCAAATTGTTTTGCAGTTTTGACCTTGACTCAGTCTCAGATGTGCGCGTCGGCCCAGACATCGTCACAGACCCAGCGTTTCTCGTCACAAGGTCAGTgtccacattttgttttgtcctgAACCACCATTTAATGCAGCAAAGAGCATTTCACACAAACTGTCCCATTCTGCAGACGCAGAAATTAATATTGACGCTattattgtgacttttttttccccagaaataTGGAAGATTTTGTCACTTGGGTGGACTCCTCCAAGATCAAGCAGCATGTCATGAATTATAATGATGAGGTGAGTTTTCAGGAGCTGCTCACATATCTGCTGTAACAGGGTGGCCGTGCGTCCTTGAAATGCCTTGCCACACATTTAAAGTGGTATTAAAAAGGACTTAAAGTGTTTATAGCTGTACACACCCCGCGTAACTGTTTAGTTTCAATGCAAATGACCATCTGGTGTTTGAATCAGAGTCGTGAATCTACAAGTGTCACTGATGATTTTTCTGGACTAAAGCCTGATGCTGATTAGAACAACCGCTGTGTTTCTTTTGCAGAGAGATGACTTTGATCTGATGGCATAAGCCTGTTGTCTAACATCCATTCATCACCCTGGAGGACAAGAAAGGGACGAGAACTCTGCTCTTGTAATGGTGGCGTGAAAAACAGCCCAgaagtcaacaacaacaacaggaagtcGAGTTTCCTTGGAGCAGGAGCGGCAGGAGCGCACTTCCAGGCTTTACATTGTTCACCTCTCTTTTGATATCGTCGACATCTGCAACTAAAATCTGATCTATCGACAGTTAACCATCTGAGACTGTATTTATGTCTGTCAGCATCACGTGCTCCTCCACAGACTCTGTcgtttcactccaacactgatCGTCCACTCTCTGGTTGTACAGAGCAGCTTCCAGAGGTGTGTAGATGACGGTTCCTTCTCCTGTACGTCCATGTCGTTTACTCTGCATGTTCTTTGTGCGAACATGAGCTGGATTCACAGGGTGTGTATGTACAGAATGtgactgtcactgtgtgtgttcatgatattataggtatactgtgcaggaattGTTGGTTAGTCAGccccatcctctccttcagtgctcGCCAGACAAAATGAAAGCCAAGCCCAGTGAAATCCtgcatggtatacctttaaCATAACTTGTGTCAGAAATACAGCTGTGAATCAGAAACGACAAtttgataaatatttaatattttcactAAGACATTGTCACAATGTAAACTTTTTGACCAATAAACATTCTTTTGTCACAGTATTAAGACTTTAAACAAAACCTGCAGATTCATACATGGTTTCTCTTTAATGCTCAAACTCTGAAAGAAACCCCTATACCAGGTTAGACATGTTAACTATCAACACCTTGCTCTAAATATTCCAGTTAGCAGATGTACTTGAACTCAACATGAAGCATTTCTATACACAGATGAGTCCCATCACAGACCTATAATGGCTcagtttatactgtatatatggcACAAGTCAAAGCTGGATAAAGCACAGAAAAGGATTTCTACCTTCAGTAGGGACTGATGATCCCTTTAAGGCACCCTGGTATAGAACAAAGGTAACAGGATCAGTGTAGATGCATTTTCACCCTCTCCCATATGTCAGAGTCCTTGTTTGAGAGTCCATCAGAGCCACC harbors:
- the imp3 gene encoding U3 small nucleolar ribonucleoprotein protein IMP3 yields the protein MVRKLKHHEQKLLKKVDFINWEVDNNLHEVKVLRKYRIEKREDYTKYNKLSRNIRDLAQKIRDLDEKDGFRAQSTHRLLEKLYSIGLLPTKQNLSLTEKVTASSFCRRRLPSIMLNLRMAQNLKTAITFIEQGHVRVGPDIVTDPAFLVTRNMEDFVTWVDSSKIKQHVMNYNDERDDFDLMA